In Lagenorhynchus albirostris chromosome 1, mLagAlb1.1, whole genome shotgun sequence, the sequence AGATCAAACTTAATTTTTCAAAGAAGTCCTTCTCATTCATATGGTTTTCTATCGTTGTTTACTTTCTTAGTGCAGGACGTGTATCTTATTTAGCTTAGGATCACAAAGCCAACTAATTTCaggaggaaggcagaggaaatACAGGCAGGCAGGAGAGTCGCCATGTCCACTGGAGAGCATCTCCTGAGGGCCTCAGACCACTGTTACCATGGAAATACAACCCAGTGTTACAGCTCTTTTTCCCCAAAGAAGGTGGAAATACAGCTTTTAATAATAAACCTTCAACGTTTAAATACTAATACACTAATAGGGCCAGCCAGTGAAAGCATCCAGACTGCCAGTTCTCAAACTGACCGAATTTCCAAAGCATAGCCTTTGATATTTGCAGAGAACATAAACTGCATTAGGCGATGTTCTAGGATTTAGGTGTCATTTCTGAACTGCACTCAGGAAAAGAAGGCGGCAGAAAGGACAGGCAGGGGTTACAAATCTCTGTCCTCCATCAGCGTTTGTGTAGCTTTATCAGTTGGCATGGGGAGTGGTTTTGCAAGAGTTGGAGGCTGTTTGGAGACTAGTTCTGTGTGCTTGAGCCTGTGCATTCTCTGTATGCTTTGGCGTCTCTTGATTTTGATGAAGAGCAGTAACGAGGGCCTTGGGTGCTCAGGGAAGAGGATTACAGTCCCTGGAGAATGATGATGCCCATGATTAAAAATAAGGATTTAAGAGGCACAGGGGAAGGCTACTATTAGAGCAACTAGTTGGGGCTAAATTTTCATAGTATTCACAGGGAGAGTAGACTTCATCTATACAGTTCTCTAGTTGCAtgattctttccattctttttaggAAGTACAATATAAAGATCTATTTTTGCTCATAAAAATATCTCTAGGTAAGTCAGTGAACCTGCAGACAAGCAGACTGTACTGCAGCCTTTTTGGCATTAGTCCCCTGATCTTATCTGGCTCTGAGGGGTCTGGCTAACCCCTGGTCCAGGGCTGGAAACATGACTTAGGGGTAGCCAATGAGAACCATCCAGAGACCTCTACACCAAAGAGGCAGTAATCCTGGAGCCCCTGAGGCTACAGAAGTCCACACAACAGCCAAGCTCAAGAGGTAAGAAAATGGCCGGTGACACCGGTGGACCTTGAGGATTGGGGGCAGGGGAAGTTTGGGCATGGCATGAGCCGGAAACAatccatattttcctttaaagaagCTTGTATTGGGTTTCTGGTCCTTGCTAACTGTGCTGGCTATACTCACGGTTTAACACCAAGACAGTGCCCCAAACCATGTAAATCTTATTACTATGGGCTTGGTTTTTAGAAACTTCAAGTACTTTTTGAGGTAAGGATAGGAAAAGAGATTCTGAAGTATATACACGTGCTTGAGGGAAGGGCCCTGTATTTTCATTAGCCTCTGAACCTTGGTACGTGAATGAATCGACCGTTTTTCATTACATAAGAGCTGGTCACCCTCCAGTAGTTAGATGGCTATAAGGACACTAGCTAACTGGAAACATGTGCTTATTACGAATGTTATTCTCTTTTATATCCTGTGCTATGCAGATTAATTCCATATAGCAGATAATTAGGAGAGGCCAAGAAAGTCCCTATATAGATCTGTCTGTTAAAAAAACTCTAATGCCGTAAACGGTTGTTTGCATACCTCACTACATATTTTTTAGTGGGGTTGGGAAGCGTTGACCTAATTGGAATTCAGGGCTATTTTCCTATGAAAATACCGTATCTCCTGGATTAGAGTAGAAAAGTTAACAGctgagctttcttttttaaaagctggaTTAAACATTACCTGCATTTATGTTGTTCTTTAATATTAGCTGTGGAGTCTAGCATTTAAATGAAGTCTATAATCTACCTGTAATTACAATTCCATACCACCACAAGCAttctgtgcttttattttatgaaaaaactAATTTCAAATCTCCATTGAAACTAAGCTGAATACAAAGTCTTAATGAAGGAGGCCTGTGTCCTGGTTACAGAAACAAGGCGACTGTCCTTTGGCCTTAAAACTTCAGGAAGGGCTCTTCAAGCGGCTTCGTGTTTGCATGTTTCAGCGCCAGAGCGTAGGAATAGACTCTGGCGTCCACTGTCAGATGTTCATTAGCTACCAGATCTAGAGGAGGTGAAGAATACAAGTCAGATAATGAAGTTGATAACGGATAATACCCCTTATCAGCCAATCAGTGTTTACTGAGCGGCTACTATGTGCCAGTTCCTGTGCTAGATGCTGGTGGTATAGTGATGAACAAGACGTTTCCTGCCTTCAAGGATCTTACTCTAGCAGAAGAATAAAGGATGTAAAGCAGGACTACGTTTCCAGCATGAGATAAGAACAAGAAAAAGTTAAAGACAGAAGAGCACATATACCAGGTGATGATTCTGTGTTTTAAACAGCAAAGCTTCAAGTTTGTAGATCCAACTGTTACTTCATAGATTGCTCACTACAGGGCTTTGTTGCGCTGAACTACACAGTGATGATTCATCCATCCTCTCCACTGTCAGGGACACACAGGTTCCATGTGCAAGTTCAGCCATGTGCTTGGATGGACTGGATGAGGTCTCTGAATCTGACCACAAGGGCCTTTCATGAGAACTTCTGTTTTACTCAGGTGGAGGCCCCCAGATTTCCAATCTGCCCCTTGTTTCCCAGCCACTTGTTTAGGAACAAGCTCAGAGTCGGTTTGACCCTCAAAGACAGGGTTCTGTCCTGCTCCTCTGTGCCAGCAGGTGCTGGGCAAGTGCTAAAAGCTATTCTTCACAGAAAACTGAACTCCACGCGCCTGCCTACTCCTCAAATGGTACGTGTGGAATAAACAATTTGATTACTGTATTGTGATGCTAGTAAAGCCAGGAACACTGTTTCtttgcccctccctcttcctatATATATAGATCCTTCTACCTCCctattttcccctctcttttaAGGCTGGAAGGGAAGTTactggaaaggagaaggaaggaattttttttaaaaggacatttttctaatacaaaaaataaaaacaatagcacaTAACCTTCAAGCATTTGTGTGTCACcattatcccatttaattttACTCCTGCCTCCTCAGAGGTAGGGGCTGTCCTACTGTTCCCGTTTAATGAGAAGAGCTAGGAGCCTGTTCTGAGCTGTAACTAACACACGGTTGACTGAGCCTCAATCCAGCCAGGCCTGTTGGCCTCAGAGTTGTGCTGTGACGGGTGGCCATGGCTCTCCCCGAGTAGACACCTCAAATCACTGCATCTCCTCACGACGAGCACTTCTAACTCTGACCCTGGGATCCTAAGGTGGTTTCTACCTTAGGTCTGGTCTATAAAAAGGTAACGTAGGGATGGAGGCTGTCTGGGAACCTGAAATGCCAGCAGGTTTTGAAAGATCCCCTTGACTTTTCAAACACAGACATCAGAAATAAAACTGTACGCCACTGGTACTCacgggaggaaggaagagactgCTCCCAAAGCTTCAGGTCAAACAAtgcttcaagttaatttttgaaataaaaacttaatAGTATTCAAATTAGGAGATCACCCACTTCTTTGTCATGAGTGACTGGAGACGAACCCAGCTGGCAGAGGAGCCCCCGAAGGCCCTGCCACGTCTTTTGCAGTATCTCCTTGTGTAGGGTTACTGGAGGACATCGGTCCATGGAACCTTACTAATTTTTACAAAGTCCTATGAGACGGGCTGACTGGGAACCACATGTAACTACATGACAAGTAGTTTACTAAGGGGCACGCTGCTAGTTAGTTCATTATATCAGCTTATCACACTGCGTATATATTAGATgcctaaatatttgttaaaatcttTAACTTAGACCCCACACAAAGAACCGTCCAACATACTGGCATATTTGAGGATCAGTTAAGAGATTATTTACTATACCTTTGCATGGCAGGGGTTAAAGATTGAAGGTATAGAATAGTTTTGGCTAATCAGCAGGCCTATATCTTGACTGTTCTGTAGAATTAAAAAAGCCCCTAATGAAAGCTTTCACTTGACATGGAATGTTTTGCTCTTATTTTCAAACTCTGTGCCACCTGGAAAGGAAACTTATTGTGTAGGTCAACTGCAGTCTTATATAACAGTTTCTAGGCATTTGAGtttaatcaggaagaaatagaattataTTTAGTACCCCGTTGGTGGGGatggggaaaacagagaaagtGGGGTAATCAAGAATGCTTACCATCAATTCTCTTCAGCAGGTCATTCTTTGGTAAGGAAATCACTTCCACAAATTCTAAACAAACAAAGTGCAAGTGAAAATAAAGCCGGACACCAGGCGAGCCCAACTGAGCAACTCACAATGCCATGGCCGCTCCCGCTGCACCACACGGCACTCAAGGCCAGCCCCTGAGCGGGACACATACCTCCATCTCCTGAAAACAAACAGAAGCGGGACATCTCAGCAAGGCCCGGAATGGTCAAACGCTGCAAGGCTTTTGTGCAAGACGTTATCAAAAAGGCTATAAGAGTTTAACAGAAACCTGGGTCTCTACTAATTTAATTTATACACGTGGTAAAACAATTCCAACAGTACAAAGTTATTGTTCTCCAAATCAAATGTTTTAATGGCCAAGTTTAAAGCATATTCTGtgatatgcatatatgtatttttaaactttgttaaaatatacataacataaaatttaccaattCAACCATTTTTGAAGGTacaaattcagtggcattaaatacagtcacattgttgtgcaatcatcagcACTAcgcatctccagaactttttcatcatccaaaACAGAAAGGTGGTACCCGCTGAACAAGAATTCCCTATCCTCGGTGACCTctattctaccttctgtctctatgaatgtaGCGATTTTAGGTATCTCACATTTGTGGAATCACACAACATCTGCCCTCCTGTGTCTGGCTTAATTTCACTGAGCAAGATGTTTTCAAGCTTCATGTATCAGCATGCCTCGTTgctttacggctgaataatattccattgtaagaataggccacattttgtttatccatctgttaatggacacttgggttgttgcACCTTTTGggtattgtgaatgatgctgaaTGAACACTGGCGTCCAAGTATCTGTTTGAggccctgctttcagttcttctgggtatttacctaggagtggaattgctgggtcacctGCTAATTCCATGTTTAACtctctgaggaactgccaaactcttcATCAGCATGTTATATTCGCTAGTTTGAAAACTGGGCATTTAAAATTAGCTGCAGTGGGAAACTGAACACTGGGAACAACTAAAAGGGACGGGAAATGGAAGACCTCCACTCCAACACATGATTTACGGTGGTGTCTGTGTCACCACCACCTTTTAGTGGGGCTGCGGGAGCACATGGAACCGACAGAGGCATTAAAGCCTCTGAATCCAAACTTGCTAAGAAATGTGGAGCAAAGAATTTCCCCAAAGCTTCACTAAATATGGAACTCAACAAAAACAGTTAACATGGTGCTGTGCTGTAGAACCTCTGCCATTCTTACAATATTGATGGAGACAGAAATCAGAGTGATTTCGAAGATTTTCACTGTTTATGATTTAAGGCCTGTAGTCCTTATTACTAAGCGGGAATAAACTCCATATAGAAGGTATGGAAATTTGTAACTGCACATTTTATATAAAGCAAGCACAAAAATCAATGAAGTGCTAAGAGAAAAATGCTGAAATACATAAGATTAGGAAAATAGCCAAGAGTACCAATGAAGCATCTCTGAAAGACCATTATTCTATTAACAAAAATCAAACTAGCAGCaagttaaaagaaatttaatacaACGCAACCACTGTAAACGGAGCCAACACATGCTTACCTGGCTTTGGCTTAGGCCTTACGTTTTCAGCATCGTCTCCATTGATAGTTACGGTTACCATATGTGTGGTACAGTTTGACAAACCTGGATCCATACAGACAGCTGGGGAGAGAAGCAGCAGATCACCTTTCCAGACACTAGTCAGGTGTCATTCGTTTCATCACTTAAATGTCTTTGGAGGAAGAGTGGGCTTGTAACTCATAGTTTATGTAGAAGTTATGCAGGGGAACTGGTTTCTCCTATTCCCTTAGTATATACGCTGTAGGTCTGCAGAACACATGTGTAGTTAGTACTCATATTTTCCCCAGAGTTCCTGAGGAAATTTTGGTAAATCTGAGGGGTTAGATGCGGTAATATCCTTTCACCACATCAAGAAAGTCTTCTAGTGAGGAGCGCGGCATACGGACGAGATGAGTACGAAATAAAGCTTAGAATGTGGGAACCCCGAAAGGCACCCTAATCTCATAATTCTTCTCCAACTTCAGCCCTTTTTGCTCAGCCGTGCTTTCATGGGGCAGGGAGGTTCACCCTCAGGTGACCAACCCTCATCAAGGATTTCTCTTCAGTGAATTAGCTAATAAATAAATCCCTGACCATAAAGAACACCCAAAGAATCGTCCCTTTCACATCCAGAACAATGAACTGCTTGGCTAATTTTCAAGAGTTTGTCCCCAAGCACACGCATGGGAAGCAGCACGAACCTGGGGAACATTCAGCAACGTCGCCCTTGTAGCCAGTTTCTTCCTCGAGCTCCCGAAGAGCAGCTGCTTCTGGGCTTTCGTTGTCATCGATGAGACCTGCAAGTCCCAGTCATGTGAGAGGTGGGACAGGGAGCCCCCTTCTTCTAACACACAAGTTGCCGAGCTACGTGTGAACAATCAAGCAAGAGGTTTGGGAGAAGTGGGCGTGCAGATAAAACTGATTCCAGTTTTGatcttttatagaaaaattaaagacaaaagaacACCCCTGGGCAGATTTAGTAGGTTCTGTTCCTCGTGTTTAGACCTAGATGTTTTTGtgagcatctcagcatcaagcttGTTGTACAGCACGGATCTCCTGGGCGGTAAGTGGCTTGGTGGTGGCCAACTGGCCCCGGTTTTAGACTAGTCATGTGACTACAGCACAGGAAGcctgtgcttttttttgtttcctcacATGCAAGTTGGGGACAGTGTTTCCCATCTTGCCTTCCTCCCTCAGGGCCATATGGAGGGCTCTGGAATGCAATGCTAGGATAAACGTCACCTGGGAGGGAGAAGATCGGAAAGGAGGGAAGCAGGGGGGAGGGGACTGTGGGTAACACTAGTTCATTGTGAGGAGGGAGTAAACGGGCCGAGTGGGAGGAGGCCAGCAGCATCGCAGATCCTTTCTCCTGAAAGGAATTTACAGGATGCAAAGAAAAAGTGAAACATGGGCTATTCAAttacttttctgttgtttttttgggCCACATcaagcggcatgtgggatcttagtttcccgaccagggattgaacctgtgccccctgcagtggaagctcagagtcttaaccactggaccagcatgGAAGCCCTCAAttacttttaaagttattaatttcttcagtgaaatggcaaggaagtgagaaagaaaataaagctgtTACTTATGTGTTACTATGGGATGGACTTTGAAAATACAGAACTTAAACCACTAATGATAACTGAGATCTAACCTCTTCAGATGGGAACAAGCCAATTAAGTGCTATAAGGATGCACTGCATTCTAGATACTTCCTGTACAACTGAAAAAATATTCTAGTTGAAATTAAGATGATTTCCTTGGCCTGTATACATACAGGAGGATCATGGTTCTTCCCCATTCACAGTTTCTGGAGTTAAGAGCCAGGCCTAGTTATTACTGTAAATTTGCCAGAGGCAGATCATTAGTGATAGAAAACGAAATACCTTGACAAATTAGGAAAAGCCAATGACTCAAAAGAGGCTAGAAAGAACGCTGCAAAGAGGAGGGCAGGTGGCCTGGAAAGGTGAGCTGTGATACCGCTACGGATTACAGGATCACTGGAGTGTGGCCTGGAGGTGCCTCACTGCAGAAgtggttttgttttacttaaaaccGCATGGACagatgaaaaggtgttcaatgTCTAAGCTCTGCCGTTCTCAGGCTCTGCCCTGGCCCAGTCCAACAGTCCCTGAGGGGCCATTCTATTCCCCAGTGTTCAGTTACTCACCGGCAGGGAATTCTAGGCAGTAGCCCCCCATCGGGGGTCGGAACTGCTTCACCAGAATGATGCATTCATAGTGAAGGGTTCTTTGCAGCACGGGGATGACCGCCACACCTGCCAGCAGGAAATAAAACCAGGAAACCCCAATGAAAGGTCAGGAACGCCAGGAATTTGTTTACAGCAATCTAACTATTGATAAAAGCCCACATTTTAAGAAATGCTGCAGCTGAAATCTGTCTTGTATCTGCCATTAGCAATAGGAAGTTAATTTAAGCTACAATACTGGCAGTTAACTTTGGAAgttattctcattaaaaaaaagcaaggaaaaaataatcacacttccgtattatttaatttttctttttataaaaagctTGTTTTTATTGccacaatttctttaaaataaaattgaaactagAAGTAAACATTTAGCCCAGGGTCCAGGACAAATTTTGGTCTACACGAACCGCTACAGACATCATTTCTCGCCCTGCTGCAGCCAGGCCGCTGCCGAAGTTACATTGATCTCTGTGCCCTTCGATTTCCTTTAAGCAATAAATCAAATAAGTTCCAACGTTTGTCGTATATGCTAACTAGACTGAACTTCATTGTTTTAGGATAAAAGACCCTTTCTCCCAAGTTTACTTGGGcttcaaaccaaaccaaaaccaaaaaccactGGATTCTGGAAAACACAACTGCCCAGGGGGACCATCGGCTCCTCTCGCTTTCCCAGTAGGAAAACACAGCAGCTGCGGCAGCTGCTCCACTTCCAGGAAAAGCAGAACacagaacaaaatggaaaaaagggaaaaacaaggaAGACTTATTGCCCAACTTCCCCTAGACCAGAGGTGGTTTTCAGGACTTTTTCTGGGATCTTTGCAGGCAAAGCATCCAGGCTGGAAGGGAAAGTGAACTGAATGAACAGTCTTTTCCTAAGTCGTTTCCTCATCAACTTATAAAAGCAAGCAGTCAGAAAGCGCCAAGTCATGCCAAATAAGTTTTCCAAACGAAAGGCTCTCACCCAGATCCTCTGACCAGAACGCAAAAGATTTCTAGAAGTCATAACACATCTAGATACAGTATGTGGCTTCAAATTACACTGACTTAAGTTTGGCCTTAAGTATGATGACATCTTCCCCTCAAAAACACTGTTCTGAGCTTAGGTAACAGGAACCGGAAGTTATTGAAAAGAAAGCTTGATTTAGTTACAGTGTTGCAAAATAGAACACCAGAGTTAAAGATAAAAGATCATACTTGAAGATAACCCTGCTCTGAGGTCTTGGTTACAGTAAAAAACCCTCCTACCCCCAGTCTCCTAGTCCTGTGTGGGACTTCCTTTCGGGAGAGTTCTAACAGGTTTGCACTCATACCATCAGCCGACTGGCCTTTCCTCGTTGTCCGTTTCACAGTTTCCCAAGTTCTGTTCAGgcagacaagaaaaaacaaaagcattagTGCTCAAGAGGAGACTTCTTAGGTTTTGGGTGTATAACCAGCACCTTACAGATGCAAAGCATGCAAATGTGCTAAAGATAGCAGCCAGGAACACCACGCAGTAAAGATCTGTATCAAAAAAAGAGCCAACTGTGCTTTCCCACAGCCTCTAAAAATTATCAGAGAAAACCACTGCCTCCCACATCTAACTCTCTACATCTAAACAGAGGGCCTGCTCATCACTTGAGCTGCCTTTCAAATCAGCTTTCAAATCATTTACTCAAAACACTTCTGTTTGGATCATAAATTTGCGTGAGCAGCACAGCGGGCGATCACAGCTTTAAAGGCGATTAAGCAGTCAGTGCAAATCCAGCCCCTGTGCAAATTCCAAATGATATCCTGCATAATGTAAACCATTGAGACGTTTATTTATAGTTTAGATTTTAAAAGCTGTCACCTCAGCTACACAATGTAAGAAAGTAGGACCTTCCTGTTTATTAATTGAGGAATTAATAAATTTAGGTAAGTACTCTGCTTTGCATGCGTGAGATCCTGTCTAAAGGGAAAATGGTCCCTAAAAGAACAAGTGGGGTGAGCGGCTCCTGGTTCCCCCTCACAGCTTTATTCCTGACTAGCTATTTGTTTCAGGGAACCCGGTACTGACAATCCAGTTACTGGAACAACCGTGTTGTTTAAAGGGGGAAGGGCGCATGAGGGAATTTCCTCCTCACTCTTAGCCCTTCAACAGAAAAAAAGCGGTTAGAGATGGGAGTAAAGCAGCAAACAATTTTGGTTTAAAAGAaggaagacagggcttccctggtggcgcagtggttgagagtccgcctgccgatgcagggcacacgggttcgtgccccggtccgggaggatcccacatgccgcggagcggctgcgcccgtgagccatggctgctgagcctgcgctccgcaacgggagaggccacaacagtgagaggcccgcgtaccgcaaaaaaaaaaaaggaagacatctGGATGGCTCcggagaaagaaagcaaagcacCCATATCTGACATCTGTCTCCCTACAGTAAGACTGAGGGTAAGAGGTGCTCCTCGGAGGAAACCTCGTACTTTTTATCTGGTTGTCCTGGAGGCTTGGACCTTGCCACATTTCTATTAAAAAGTGTCAGAATTtaatctggttaaaaaaaaaaaaaacctttcggTAAACTGTAGATCTTTTAGTATTGCACCCAAATTCTGAAGTGCAAATATGTCAAAAATGAACCTGTGAAAATCAACCAGACTACCAGGACGACTCACAGCTGCCCACATTCCTGTTAGTAGCAAGAAGCCAACCAACAAGCCATTCTGATCAGTCAGTAACTCGCAAGTGACGAAACACCTTCTGGCCCAGTTCTCTCTGCTGCCTCCTAGGGTTAGAGTCCTAAAGACTGAAGAAGACAGTGCTGGGAAAAGCACTGAAGGTCCCATCCCCAACACACTAGGAATAAAGGAAGCAAAAAGAGGAGCATCATTATAGTGATTACGCTGAATTAAATAAGCAGTATGGAGCCATAAAATAGGTACGTATTTATAAGAAACAGTAGAACGAGAGCGCCCCCCGAGAGCTCCAGTCATCTCAGAGGGACTCAGAGAGGAGAGACGTCCATCTGATTGTTGTCTTAAAAGCCTCTTGTAGCTTTAGAATTCTGATTCTCGTTGAGTTACTCCGTTTTTAGTCTTTGTTATAAGGAAAGcctgttttactttcttccctCTAGTCAACCAACTCCAAGAGGTAGGCAGGGTGACGGAGGGGGAGCTCAGTTCTCTCCTGAATGTCAGTACAGGGGCACACAGCCGGCACATCTTTACTCTCCCCAAATCAATTCCATACCCTCTTCCATGAACGAGACAATGGAACAAAGGATTTTCTAGCTGCAACTTAACTGTTCTGTACATGCAACAGTACTGTAAAGTACTGAGATTCATTCTTCAAAGCTTGACATTCGGGTATGCAATGTTAATGTTTCACACAGGCGCTCTCCGGAGGCTGCAGGGCAGCCCTACGTATGGACGGATGCGGAAGACCGTGCTGTAAACAGGCCACACAGTGTGGAGTCTGGGAGACCTGAGGCCACTCCCGACTACTGAAGCAGACTCTCCGGAGGTGAGACCGAATCCTGAGTATTTGGAAACAAATCCCCAAGTGATTCCGAGGCACATCCCTGATGAAGAAGTGCTGGAAGGAAGAGAGGACAGGGGCAGGTGCACAGCCACATGGGCCCCAACCAACACGTACTCTTCACACTAACTAGTGTTAAGGGCTCTATTTTGTGTTATAAACTTAACTCTACAGGAAGGGGAACCAAGCTGTGTCATGGTAGGTTAGGCTCTAAGCTCTGGCTACGTTTTCACAAGTGTAAGTATGTGTGCACCTGTCGTGTTCCCCAAGTCTCGGGCCTCACCACACCCAGCTCACTGCACGTAACAGGTACCCCCCTCCCACTCTGTGGATGGGGTGTAGTGTGTGTTAAACCAGTTAGCTTTCTTACTTTGGGTTTACCCAAAGTAAGCTTTCTTAGATTTTAAAAGCTGTCACTTCAGCTACATAATGTAAGAAAGTAGGACCTTCCTGTTTATTAATTGAGGAATTAATAAATTTAGCTTTCTTACTTTGGGTTTACCAGTGCTATGAATATCTTAATGTTCCCCATGGCTCTCCAACATTGAACCTTATTACTGTTTTTTGCTACTTTAGTAGATATAGTCAAAAGTGGTTTAAATCACTGGCAAGTCCATGTACTTTCACACTGACGATAGATGTATTTATTTCCTTACGAAGAAACTTCATTCTCATTTGATCACTTAGCAAATAGTTTTTATGTTAATGAATTTATATCATATAACCTGGATACTAAATTTAGTTACATTTTCCTATCTTCTCATTCTGTTTTACTCCTTTTTTGTATTTCATAAGTAAACGTTtagcacattttttttctgttatttataatatacagaattactaaacagaaaagttggaaaatagaagaaaaaggctAGTCACATAGCTGCCATTAATATTTTGCTACAGTTTTCCTTCTAGCCTTTTCTTACACATTATTTGGCAGGGTTTAAAAACCATATATCCAATATCCTATTTTGTTACCAGCTTATTAACTTTTCTGACACTGTTGGGTTGTCTTCATGATCTGCTGTGGAGATGGCTGCTTAGATTCTGACAAATGAATACACTGTAAcaattatttctctatttttaagatgttgaggtgaatttcaatttatttgtcttttaaatttatgatGAACGTTTTTCATGCATAAATCTGATCCCAAATAGTTTTCTCAGCATAGTCTCAGACATCGCAGGTGCCAGGCCCCAGGAACTCCCTCCCGGCCCTCACCCACATATGTCTTTATGGCGACTGGTACACAGTGTGAAATGCTTTACAAAGCTTTTTCCCCCCCAATTTTCATTTCCGTGAGCAAGGTGTAAGCCTGTAAGTTTTACCTCAAACCCAGTAGCAATTTCTCTTAAATTCTAATTCAGAGATAAAAACTGGTTTAATAGAAGGAAGTCACCTGTACTGTTAATTATTCTGCTGCTTTATTAGCCTAAATTAGGCTTGGCCCAAAAGTTTTAGGTTCACCCTAATCTACTTGGGAGAATGGTGTTAAAGCAGCTTAACTAGATTCTTTACTTAAGACAGAGTTTACAGTGAGGAAAATATCAAAGTTTATGCTAAACACTAAATAGAGACCCTGAGAACCCAAATCCTCAGcattttacaaaaagaagaaaaaaatactttaccTTGTTTTACCAGTAGGATCTCTGTAAGTTGTTCTTTCAAGCTTGACccattttccttctgaaattaACTAAAAGATCAGATAGTAAGTTGGGAAACTTTCAAGGTGAGctgttttttatttagttatttttcctttcaaactTTTTGTGGCTCTCAATGATCACGCTTCCCTCCCCAAAATTTGTGTCCAAGTTTTCTTTGTGTCTAAAGAATTGAAAGTTGTTTTTCTGATGGTGGGCCTGCTGTCCTGTGGAGTTTTGGAGGTAGGACTGAAGAggtgaaaagaaatgagagttgACAAATTCTTGGGAGAGGGGAGGACGGGGGTACCTAGAAGGGagcatgagggagggagggaggggtt encodes:
- the NUDT5 gene encoding ADP-sugar pyrophosphatase isoform X3; this translates as MEQQEPADSQNTKQSIISEELISEGKWVKLERTTYRDPTGKTRTWETVKRTTRKGQSADGVAVIPVLQRTLHYECIILVKQFRPPMGGYCLEFPAGLIDDNESPEAAALRELEEETGYKGDVAECSPAVCMDPGLSNCTTHMVTVTINGDDAENVRPKPKPGDGEFVEVISLPKNDLLKRIDDLVANEHLTVDARVYSYALALKHANTKPLEEPFLKF
- the NUDT5 gene encoding ADP-sugar pyrophosphatase isoform X1, which produces MEQQEPADSQNTKQSIISEELISEGKWVKLERTTYRDPTGKTSVLGMGPSVLFPALSSSVFRTLTLGGSRENWARRTWETVKRTTRKGQSADGVAVIPVLQRTLHYECIILVKQFRPPMGGYCLEFPAGLIDDNESPEAAALRELEEETGYKGDVAECSPAVCMDPGLSNCTTHMVTVTINGDDAENVRPKPKPGDGGMCPAQGLALSAVWCSGSGHGIVSCSVGLAWCPALFSLALCLFRICGSDFLTKE
- the NUDT5 gene encoding ADP-sugar pyrophosphatase isoform X2, which codes for MGPSVLFPALSSSVFRTLTLGGSRENWARRTWETVKRTTRKGQSADGVAVIPVLQRTLHYECIILVKQFRPPMGGYCLEFPAGLIDDNESPEAAALRELEEETGYKGDVAECSPAVCMDPGLSNCTTHMVTVTINGDDAENVRPKPKPGDGGMCPAQGLALSAVWCSGSGHGIVSCSVGLAWCPALFSLALCLFRICGSDFLTKE